A stretch of the Prochlorococcus marinus str. MIT 0918 genome encodes the following:
- a CDS encoding pyridoxal-phosphate-dependent aminotransferase family protein, which translates to MATTKANSSFIKNSDKTVLPISVPERLLLGPGPSNSHPSVLKALSLQPVGHLDPFYINLMAEVQGLLRQVWKTNNRLTLPMSGTGSAAMEATLANILEPGDSVLVGIKGYFGNRLADMASRYQANVNKIEKKWGEAFTLEEIEEAIIKFKPSVLALVHAETSTGVCQPMQGIGDLCRKYDCLLILDTVTSLGSIPLYLDDWKVDLAYSCSQKGLSCPPGLGPFTMNERAEEKLNNRNSKVPNWYLDVSLLNKYWGSDRVYHHTAPVNMNFGIREALRLIVEEGIENSWNRHKRNALELWNGLEKLGLELYVEEKLRLPTLTTVKIPEGINGKDFTLHLLNEHGVEIGGGLGDLAGKVWRIGLMGYNSKTENVEKVLNLFETELPKFKS; encoded by the coding sequence TTGGCGACAACAAAAGCTAACTCCTCTTTCATAAAGAATTCTGATAAGACAGTCCTTCCTATTTCTGTCCCGGAAAGGCTTTTGCTAGGACCAGGCCCTTCTAATTCTCATCCTTCTGTCTTAAAGGCTTTATCTCTTCAGCCTGTAGGTCATCTAGATCCTTTTTATATAAACCTTATGGCTGAGGTTCAAGGGCTATTAAGACAAGTTTGGAAAACAAATAATCGTTTGACTCTTCCTATGAGTGGGACTGGAAGTGCTGCTATGGAAGCAACTCTTGCAAATATTTTAGAACCAGGAGATTCTGTTTTAGTTGGTATTAAGGGGTATTTTGGAAATCGTCTTGCTGATATGGCTTCAAGGTATCAGGCAAATGTTAATAAAATTGAAAAAAAATGGGGCGAAGCTTTTACTCTTGAGGAAATAGAAGAAGCAATTATTAAATTCAAGCCTTCTGTTTTAGCACTTGTTCATGCTGAAACTTCAACAGGAGTATGCCAACCAATGCAAGGGATTGGTGATTTATGTCGAAAGTATGACTGTCTTTTAATTTTGGATACAGTCACTTCTCTTGGAAGTATTCCTCTTTATTTAGATGATTGGAAAGTTGATCTTGCCTATAGCTGCAGTCAAAAAGGCTTAAGTTGTCCTCCAGGCTTAGGCCCATTTACGATGAATGAACGGGCAGAAGAAAAATTAAATAATAGAAACTCTAAGGTACCAAACTGGTATTTAGATGTCTCTTTATTAAATAAATATTGGGGTAGTGATCGTGTTTATCATCATACGGCCCCTGTAAATATGAATTTTGGAATAAGAGAAGCTCTAAGATTAATTGTTGAGGAAGGAATAGAGAATTCCTGGAACCGTCATAAACGAAATGCCCTTGAGTTGTGGAATGGCTTAGAAAAATTAGGGCTGGAATTATATGTAGAAGAAAAACTTAGGCTCCCAACTTTGACAACAGTAAAAATTCCTGAAGGTATTAATGGCAAGGACTTCACTCTTCATTTGTTAAATGAACATGGCGTGGAAATTGGTGGAGGTTTAGGTGATTTAGCTGGTAAAGTTTGGAGGATAGGATTAATGGGATATAATTCAAAAACAGAAAATGTAGAAAAAGTACTTAATCTCTTTGAAACTGAGTTGCCAAAATTTAAAAGCTAG
- a CDS encoding nucleoside deaminase has translation MQFTKPVKLNDTQTLRWMVILLERAKNLGNEGEVPVAAIILDEKGHCIGHGRNTRNKKRDPLGHAEIVALRQAALIKNDWRFNECTMIVTLEPCQMCAGALIQARMGKVIYGAEDQKRGGLGGSIDLSTHKSAHHKMIVKGGIMNKQVKDLIESWFKQQRSKNTSF, from the coding sequence ATGCAATTTACTAAACCGGTAAAACTTAACGATACACAAACTCTTAGATGGATGGTAATTCTTCTTGAAAGAGCAAAAAACCTGGGAAATGAAGGCGAAGTTCCAGTGGCTGCGATAATCCTTGATGAAAAAGGCCATTGCATAGGTCATGGAAGGAATACAAGAAATAAAAAAAGAGACCCTCTTGGCCATGCAGAAATAGTGGCACTTCGACAGGCAGCTCTAATTAAAAATGATTGGAGATTTAACGAATGTACAATGATAGTTACTCTTGAGCCATGTCAAATGTGCGCAGGAGCATTAATCCAAGCTCGCATGGGTAAAGTTATATATGGAGCAGAAGATCAAAAAAGAGGTGGCCTTGGAGGATCAATTGACCTATCAACTCACAAAAGTGCTCATCATAAAATGATTGTTAAAGGAGGAATAATGAATAAGCAAGTAAAAGATCTAATTGAATCTTGGTTTAAACAGCAAAGATCAAAAAACACTAGCTTTTAA
- a CDS encoding pyridoxal phosphate-dependent decarboxylase family protein, whose translation MEFFASPYLTDQKIKSFLEESCTRLCDWFATTDQREISPRFSELPEIDPFDEGLAPNELLDDLQLIMNGSYQPSHPGALAHLDPPPLVGSIVGDLISAGLNNNLLAEELSPSLTKLERSLCRWFAGKLGLPKSAGGVSASGGSLANLMALLVARSQAKRLYDTEIVVMASIEAHVSISRAIKVMGLPPHALCQLPTDNEGKIIISSLEENLRKIQSEGKKCFAVVATAGTTVRGAIDPLAEISNFCAKEGIWLHVDAAIGGVFSLSTSTSHLLSNISKADSVVINPQKVLGITKTSSLLLVANKADLYACFSTGFPYIEPSSDNEAQGGELGLQGTRPAEVLKLWIGLRQLGQKGINDLLDGSLKRRLYFYEKINRQKFKVISGPLHLLAFTPSSIDDIHAKEWSMTTKSKLLKNKFMLSRPNYKNRYYLKAVMGNPHTTLTHIDELIGILNQCI comes from the coding sequence TTGGAATTTTTCGCTTCTCCTTATCTAACTGATCAAAAAATCAAGTCTTTTTTAGAGGAATCTTGTACAAGGCTTTGTGATTGGTTTGCGACTACTGATCAAAGAGAGATTTCCCCACGTTTTTCTGAATTGCCTGAAATAGATCCTTTTGATGAAGGTCTTGCTCCTAATGAATTGTTAGATGATTTGCAATTGATAATGAATGGCTCCTATCAACCATCTCATCCTGGAGCTCTTGCTCATTTAGATCCTCCTCCTCTTGTGGGTTCGATCGTTGGAGATTTGATTTCTGCTGGACTTAATAACAATTTATTAGCTGAAGAACTTTCTCCAAGTCTTACAAAACTAGAACGTTCACTTTGTAGATGGTTTGCTGGAAAACTTGGCCTCCCTAAATCTGCAGGCGGTGTATCAGCTAGTGGGGGTAGTCTCGCTAATTTAATGGCGCTTTTAGTTGCACGTTCTCAGGCCAAACGTCTTTATGATACTGAGATTGTAGTTATGGCAAGCATTGAGGCTCATGTCTCTATATCAAGAGCCATTAAGGTTATGGGATTACCTCCGCATGCTTTATGTCAACTTCCTACTGACAATGAAGGGAAAATAATTATTAGCTCATTAGAAGAGAACCTTAGGAAGATTCAATCAGAAGGCAAAAAATGCTTTGCTGTAGTTGCTACAGCAGGCACTACTGTAAGAGGAGCTATCGATCCATTAGCTGAAATTTCAAACTTTTGCGCTAAGGAAGGGATATGGCTTCATGTTGATGCGGCTATTGGAGGTGTTTTTTCTTTATCTACTTCTACTTCACACCTTCTCTCAAATATCTCTAAGGCTGATTCAGTAGTTATCAATCCACAAAAAGTACTTGGTATTACAAAGACCTCATCTCTTTTGTTAGTTGCTAACAAAGCAGATTTATATGCTTGCTTTTCTACTGGTTTTCCTTATATCGAACCCTCATCGGACAATGAAGCGCAAGGTGGAGAATTAGGTTTGCAAGGTACTAGACCTGCTGAGGTTTTAAAACTATGGATAGGTTTAAGACAACTTGGGCAAAAGGGCATTAATGATTTACTTGATGGCTCCTTAAAGCGTAGACTTTATTTTTATGAGAAAATTAATCGTCAAAAATTTAAAGTTATTAGCGGACCATTACATCTATTAGCATTTACTCCAAGTTCTATAGATGATATTCATGCAAAAGAATGGTCTATGACTACAAAATCAAAATTGTTAAAGAATAAGTTTATGCTTTCTCGACCTAATTATAAAAATCGTTATTATCTAAAGGCTGTAATGGGTAATCCTCATACAACATTAACTCATATAGATGAGCTAATAGGAATTTTAAATCAATGCATCTAA
- a CDS encoding YcjF family protein, which produces MAGIIGGILKLINLQTLFISLIIIFILSKKKRLNLLKKLSSIDNFNLTKRSQFNNLRNSKSEAAKQSLKSIDQLINLIQNQIAVEGLKQEKERVQKELLRGDLVIVVFGTGSSGKTSLIRALLKKIVGEVGPIMGSTEQTKSYRLRLRDIERGIQIIDTPGIFEGGIKGRSREKSAFLNASRADLILFVVDSDLRAGEMELITKLSKIGKKLFLILNKCDLRGAREEEKLIGLLKDHCTGLMDPADIVPVVASPQSIPIVGSRPLQPKPEINKLIKRMAFVLHEEGEELIADNILLQCRNLGLSGRKLLDNQRLRESKRSIERYAWISTGVVFITPLPGIDLLGTAVVNGRMVMEISKIYGVNLNRERAKDLAMSVGQTIAGLGIIKGGLSIISNSLTLNLPTYLIGRTIQSVTAAWLTKVAGESFITYFQQDQDWGDGGIQEVVQRHYDLNKRESNLRIFIHSAMNRVIRPLEKSKRKQLPPHQELQGEEASWDHESQEY; this is translated from the coding sequence TTGGCAGGAATAATTGGTGGGATTTTAAAACTTATAAACTTGCAAACTTTATTTATTTCCTTAATCATTATATTTATTTTATCTAAAAAAAAGCGGTTAAACTTATTAAAAAAACTATCTAGTATTGATAATTTTAATTTAACAAAAAGAAGCCAATTTAATAACTTACGCAATAGCAAAAGTGAAGCAGCTAAGCAAAGTTTAAAAAGTATTGATCAACTAATTAATCTTATACAAAATCAAATTGCTGTAGAAGGATTAAAGCAAGAAAAAGAACGAGTCCAGAAAGAATTATTGCGTGGAGATTTAGTGATAGTGGTTTTCGGTACAGGGTCTAGCGGTAAGACATCTTTAATCAGGGCTCTTTTAAAAAAGATTGTTGGAGAGGTAGGACCAATCATGGGATCCACAGAACAAACAAAATCATATCGTCTAAGACTAAGAGATATAGAAAGAGGAATACAGATTATTGATACTCCAGGGATATTTGAAGGTGGAATAAAGGGTCGCTCTAGAGAGAAAAGTGCCTTTTTAAATGCTAGCCGTGCAGATTTAATTTTATTTGTTGTTGATAGTGATTTAAGAGCTGGTGAAATGGAATTAATTACAAAACTTTCAAAAATCGGAAAAAAATTATTTCTAATATTAAACAAATGTGACCTTAGAGGAGCAAGAGAAGAGGAGAAACTTATTGGATTATTAAAAGACCATTGCACTGGCTTAATGGACCCAGCTGATATTGTCCCCGTTGTTGCTTCACCTCAATCAATACCTATTGTAGGTAGTCGTCCATTGCAACCCAAACCAGAAATCAACAAATTAATTAAAAGAATGGCATTTGTCTTACATGAAGAGGGCGAAGAATTAATTGCTGACAATATATTGCTTCAATGCAGAAATTTAGGTTTGTCAGGAAGAAAGTTATTAGACAATCAAAGGCTTAGAGAATCAAAAAGGTCTATTGAGAGATACGCATGGATAAGCACTGGCGTTGTTTTTATTACACCATTACCAGGCATCGACCTATTAGGTACTGCTGTAGTGAATGGAAGGATGGTAATGGAAATATCTAAAATATATGGTGTTAATTTAAATAGAGAACGTGCTAAAGACTTAGCAATGTCAGTAGGACAAACAATTGCAGGGCTTGGTATAATAAAAGGTGGTTTATCAATAATTAGCAATTCATTAACATTAAACCTTCCTACATATTTAATAGGAAGGACAATCCAAAGTGTTACTGCAGCCTGGCTAACAAAAGTAGCCGGTGAAAGTTTTATAACATATTTCCAACAAGATCAAGATTGGGGTGACGGAGGTATTCAAGAAGTTGTGCAACGCCATTATGATTTGAACAAGCGGGAAAGTAACTTAAGGATATTTATTCATTCAGCCATGAATAGAGTAATCAGACCACTGGAAAAATCAAAAAGAAAACAGTTACCACCACACCAAGAGCTTCAAGGGGAGGAGGCATCATGGGACCACGAGAGTCAAGAATACTAA
- the lspA gene encoding signal peptidase II, which translates to MNKIYINRIIFFVITISIVIIDQVTKNIAITINYQDQISIIPNIIQFNLVKNTGAAFSILNEFPIFLAIMSLIVAIAIIVFFAKNPNISTSTCLTISFLLGGTIGNGIDRLSLGYVIDFIQLIPINFPIFNIADISINIAFFILITNNLSSSIHLQRLKDVFIKSSRNFFN; encoded by the coding sequence ATGAATAAAATTTATATCAATCGAATTATATTCTTTGTTATTACAATTTCTATTGTAATAATAGATCAAGTTACTAAGAATATAGCAATAACTATAAATTATCAGGACCAAATAAGTATTATACCAAATATAATCCAGTTTAATCTAGTAAAGAATACAGGTGCTGCATTCAGTATTTTAAATGAATTTCCAATATTCTTAGCGATAATGAGTCTAATTGTAGCAATAGCTATTATAGTTTTTTTTGCTAAGAACCCTAATATTAGCACTTCAACTTGTTTAACAATATCCTTTCTTTTAGGTGGAACTATAGGGAACGGTATAGATCGTCTTAGCTTAGGATATGTTATTGATTTTATTCAACTAATACCTATCAATTTCCCCATTTTTAATATTGCCGATATATCCATTAATATTGCTTTTTTTATACTTATTACAAACAATTTATCTTCGAGTATTCATTTACAAAGACTTAAAGATGTATTCATAAAGAGTTCTAGAAACTTCTTCAATTAA
- a CDS encoding biotin transporter BioY, translating to MKSLIKLSSALAGLLIILISGLLQSAIVMPTSQLGLKLIDLPSSWQVPGLLLVAVVCGPKSGLIATFAYLTIGLFYLPVFHGGGSIGYIATPDFGYLLGFIPAVWVTGRLTETNEENTFFSLFISIFIGLSLIHTIGLVNIFTGTLLSRWPTSLIELIITYSLSTFPTQLLLCPAIVFMAKILRKILLIE from the coding sequence TTGAAATCATTAATTAAATTAAGTAGTGCGCTTGCTGGTCTACTAATAATTCTTATATCTGGACTACTCCAGTCAGCGATTGTTATGCCGACAAGTCAATTAGGGTTAAAGCTCATTGACTTACCAAGTTCCTGGCAAGTGCCAGGCTTACTTTTAGTAGCAGTAGTTTGCGGACCAAAGTCAGGCCTTATTGCAACTTTTGCTTATTTAACTATAGGTTTATTTTATTTGCCTGTATTTCATGGTGGTGGGAGCATTGGATATATTGCAACTCCTGACTTTGGTTACCTTCTGGGCTTTATTCCTGCAGTTTGGGTCACAGGAAGATTAACCGAAACAAACGAAGAAAATACGTTTTTTAGTTTGTTCATATCAATTTTTATTGGTTTGTCATTGATTCATACAATAGGCTTAGTTAATATTTTTACAGGGACACTACTATCACGTTGGCCAACTTCTTTAATCGAACTCATCATTACCTATAGCCTATCAACCTTTCCAACACAACTTTTACTTTGTCCGGCAATAGTTTTTATGGCTAAAATTTTAAGAAAAATTCTATTAATAGAATGA
- a CDS encoding NAD(P)H dehydrogenase assembly family protein gives MTLEIGQQVTLKIPQSYLKTSDPIPMLRPPDLVSLEETGKIIKLLPKDMAEVRFRRGTFLLSIDHLSSQPLLK, from the coding sequence ATGACTCTAGAAATTGGACAGCAAGTCACTTTAAAAATCCCTCAATCTTATTTGAAAACAAGTGACCCTATACCTATGCTGAGGCCTCCTGATCTAGTTTCTTTAGAGGAAACTGGCAAAATAATTAAGTTATTGCCAAAGGATATGGCAGAAGTCAGGTTTAGAAGAGGTACCTTTCTATTATCAATAGATCATTTATCTTCTCAACCACTCTTAAAGTAA